One Salvelinus namaycush isolate Seneca chromosome 4, SaNama_1.0, whole genome shotgun sequence genomic window carries:
- the LOC120046457 gene encoding SEC23-interacting protein-like isoform X2 has protein sequence MADRKTNNVPKSSANLLFSAAPEFNFNLPVIPVSQASGPAVLSGDDTADVGEEDSFLGQASGNAPAPSTFSYFSSPVNSGDPFASIGHQPACPPPASLSVSLATSGPTSVPGVASMAPTPPVPLINSNPAVPQPFGTGVHLKPMGSYTPPPSTVTPPPPQAPDQSYNPYRHTPLSSRTKPYMPAPEVQSLFHPPPQQNPYTVGSPAPTFQSAPSTFTKPSPTQIQGPPPMAQHSATAGALVPANQMMQYNVYEAVQPHWFFCKQVESKSAWLPFSILDSIQLEEIYNSVQPDPENVIVCTDGGRYDVQLYDRIRTAIFWEEEPTEVRRCTWFYKGDSDSRFIPYSEEFSEKLEGEYKKAVSTNQWHRRLEFPSGETIVMHNPKVIVQFQPSDMPDEWGTTQDGQTRPRVVKRGIDDDHDEVPDGELPQVDHLVFMVHGIGPVCDLRFRSMVECVDDFRSVSLKLLQSHFKKAQDEHVISRVEFLPVQWHTALHGDATGVDKRIKKITLPSTGRLRHFTNETLLDVLFYNSPTYCQTIMDTVALEINRIYALFLQRNPDFTGDISVSGHSLGSLILFDLLSNQKNGLPLQTMPTANGGHPADTKQVASPAVATSHAAVEEEPKEEGEEFVDLSSALEHLGLSEYQSTLEQEKIDLESFLMCTVEDLKEMSIPLGPRKKIAKFVKERAIKQVAQEKKAAEVKVASQEVVPAQSSEPLPGPGTTKLPVGGTYSSVHVDYNYFDVGTGQVSVVYHTLDFEPVNFFALGSPIGMFLTVRGLKKIEENYQLPTCKGFFNIYHPLDPVAYRIEPMILPDLDLKPVLIPHHKGRKRLHLELKESLSRMGSDLKHGFISSVRSAWQTLNDFARAHTSNAQLAAELAMVANQIKEEEEKHAHSDVAEHRIVESPELLREEEAQMKIGMLNGGNRIDYVLQEKPIESFNEYLFALQSHLCYWESEDTALLLLKEIYMTMGIYPEQILH, from the exons ATGGCTGATAGGAAAACCAATAATGTGCCGAAATCCAGCGCAAATTTACTGTTTTCTGCGGCACCGGAGTTCAACTTCAATTTACCTGTCATACCTGTCAGTCAGGCCAGTGGTCCAGCGGTGTTATCAGGAG ATGATACTGCAGATGTCGGAGAAGAAGACAGCTTTCTTGGCCAGGCCTCTGGAAATGCCCCAGCACCATCCACGTTTAGCTACTTCTCCAGTCCCGTGAACAGTGGTGACCCATTTGCCTCCATCGGTCATCAGCCGGCATGTCCACCACCAGCGTCACTCTCAGTATCCCTCGCGACATCGGGACCAACTTCTGTTCCCGGTGTTGCTAGCATGGCCCCAACACCCCCTGTCCCACTAATCAACTCCAACCCTGCTGTGCCACAGCCATTTGGCACTGGTGTTCATCTGAAACCCATGGGAAGCTACACTCCTCCCCCTAGCACAGTGACCCCACCCCCTCCACAAGCCCCCGATCAGAGTTATAATCCGTACCGTCACACACCCCTCAGCAGCAGAACCAAACCCTATATGCCAGCTCCAGAGGTCCAGTCGCTATTCCATCCACCGCCACAGCAAAATCCGTACACTGTGGGCTCTCCAGCTCCAACATTCCAATCGGCACCCTCCACATTCACAAAG CCCTCCCCCACACAGATTCAGGGGCCTCCCCCTATGGCCCAACACTCCGCCACGGCTGGAGCACTGGTCCCAGCCAATCAAATGATGCAATACAACGTGTACGAGGCTGTTCAGCCTCACTGGTTCTTCTGCAAACAAGTGGAGTCCAAGAGCGCCTGGCTTCCCTTCAGTATCCTGGACTCCATTCAGCTGGAGGAGATCTATAATTCAG TGCAACCGGACCCTGAGAACGTGATTGTGTGCACAGACGGAGGGCGCTACGATGTGCAGCTCTATGACCGCATACGAACAGCTATATTCTGGGAGGAGGAACCTACAGAGGTGCGGCGCTGCACCTGGTTCTACAAGGGAGACTCAGACAGCCGCTTCATCCCCTACTCAGAGGAGTTCAGCGAGAAGCTAGAG GGAGAATATAAGAAAGCTGTGTCAACCAATCAATGGCACCGTCGGCTGGAGTTCCCATCAGGGGAAACCATTGTCATGCACAATCCAAAG GTGATAGTACAATTCCAGCCCTCCGACATGCCAGATGAGTGGGGTACGACCCAGGATGGACAGACCAGACCCAGGGTGGTCAAGAGGGGCATCGATGATGACCATGACGAAGTTCCCGATGGGGAGCTCCCTCAGGTGGATCACTTGGTGTTCATGGTGCATGGCATCGGTCCAGTCTGTGACCTGAGGTTCAGGAGCATGGTGGAGTGTG TGGATGACTTCCGGAGTGTATCGCTGAAGCTGCTGCAGAGTCACTTTAAGAAGGCGCAGGACGAGCATGTCATCAGCCGAGTGGAGTTCCTTCCTGTTCAGTGGCACACGGCCCTGCATGGGGATGCCACAGGGGTGGACAA GAGGATAAAGAAGATCACCCTGCCCAGCACAGGTCGTCTGCGTCACTTCACTAACGAGACCCTCCTAGATGTGCTGTTCTACAACAGCCCCACCTACTGCCAGACCATCATGGACACAGTCGCCCTGGAGATTAACAGGATCTATGCCCTGTTCTTGCAGCGGAACCCAGACTTCACAGGAGACATTTCAGTATCCGGACATAGTTTAG GTTCTCTCATACTTTTCGACTTGCTGTCAAACCAGAAGAATGGCTTACCTTTGCAAACCATGCCAACTGCTAATGGGGGCCACCCTGCAGACACCAAACAG GTGGCTTCCCCTGCTGTTGCTACTTCACATGCTGCTGTGGAGGAGGAGCCtaaagaggaaggggaggagtttGTCGATCTTTCTTCTGCTTTGGAACATCTGGGCCTGTCTGAGTACCAGAGCACTTTAGAACAGGAGAAGATTGACCTTGAATCTTTT CTTATGTGCACAGTTGAGGACCTGAAAGAGATGAGCATTCCATTGGGGCCAAGGAAGAAAATAGCCAAGTTTGTCAAAGAAAGAGCAATTAAGCAG GTAGCACAAGAGAAGAAGGCAGCAGAAGTTAAAGTGGCCAGTCAAGAGGTTGTCCCTGCCCAATCAAGCGAGCCCCTCCCAGGGCCAGGCACCACGAAGCTTCCTGTTGGCGGGACTTACTCCTCTGTCCATGTCGATTACAACTACTTTGATGTTGGCACTGGACAG GTGTCTGTTGTGTACCACACTCTGGACTTTGAACCGGTGAATTTCTTTGCCCTGGGATCTCCCATAGGGATGTTCCTCACAGTGCGAGGGCTGAAGAAGATCGAGGAAAACTACCAGCTACCCACCTGCAAGGGATTCTTCAACATTTACCATCCG CTGGACCCAGTTGCTTACAGGATTGAGCCCATGATCTTGCCAGACTTGGACTTGAAACCTGTTCTGATTCCACATCACAAAGGGAGGAAGAGGCTGCATCTTG AGCTGAAGGAGAGTCTGTCCCGCATGGGTTCGGACCTCAAGCACGGCTTCATCAGCTCCGTGAGGAGTGCCTGGCAGACCCTCAACGACTTTGCCCGCGCTCACACCTCCAACGCCCAGCTGGCGGCCGAGCTCGCCATGGTGGCCAATCAGatcaaggaggaggaggagaagcatGCACACAGCGATG TTGCAGAACACAGGATAGTGGAGAGTCCTGAGCtgctgagagaagaggaggcCCAGATGAAAATAGGAATGCTGAACGGGGGGAACCGCATCGACTATGTCCTACAGGAGAAGCCCATCGAGAGCTTCAACGAATACCTTTTCGCCCTGCAGAGTCACCTGTGCTACTG GGAGTCTGAAGACACAGCCCTACTACTCCTAAAAGAGATTTACATGACCATGGGGATATACCCAGAACAGATTCTACACTGA
- the LOC120046459 gene encoding chondroitin sulfate N-acetylgalactosaminyltransferase 2-like isoform X3 — protein sequence MPRRSLPLQGRMRWMLLGLFLLLVLLLFAYLLECTPPADVSLVLPGLGGESHGKEYYQALLQEQEERHVSRAASLKRQIAQLKQELQEMSEKLKVLQDRKEGPGVQGLVETKDQEPGDLLEFLHSQIDKAEVNTGARLPSEYALVPFESFTSSKVYQLEMGLTRHPEEKPVRKDRRDELVEVIEAALDVINNPDEEDGQEDDVPMQRQTYTESHFTEGLYRTERDKGTLYELFFAKEDSDNFRHVTLFRPFGPLMKVRSTSVETTGIIINIIVPLAGRTEAFSHFLHNFREVCIEHDRRVHLTVVYFGQEGLQEVKSYLEKMSREASFSNYTLIPVDEEFSRGRGLDIGAHTWKKGDVLMFFCDVDIYFTLDYLNTCRLHTAPNKRVFYPVVFSLYNPAIVYGNLELAPPIESQLIHKKDAGFWRDFGFGMTCQYRSDFLNIGGFDLEVKGWGVEDVHLYRKYLRSDLIVMRTPVSGLFHLWHEKQCADELTPEQYRMCIQSKAMNEASHSHLGMLVFREEIENHLRKQAYKTQSNTEN from the exons ATGCCCAGGCGAAGCTTGCCGCTGCAGGGCCGGATGCGCTGGATGCTCCTGGGGCTCTTCCTGTTGctggtcctcctcctctttgctTACCTGCTGGAGTGCACTCCCCCAGCTGATGTTAGCCTGGTCCTGCCTGGCCTGGGAGGGGAGTCCCATGGAAAGGAGTACTACCAGGCACTGCTGCAAGAGCAGGAGGAGCGGCACGTAAGCCGCGCCGCCAGCCTCAAGCGGCAGATCGCCCAACTCAAGCAAGAGCTCCAGGAGATGAGTGAGAAACTCAAGGTCCTGCAGGACAGAAAGGAAGGTCCTGGGGTCCAGGGGCTGGTTGAAACCAAGGACCAGGAGCCTGGGGATCTTCTCGAATTCCTCCACTCCCAGATCGACAAAGCCGAGGTGAACACGGGAGCACGGCTGCCCAGCGAGTACGCCCTGGTCCCCTTCGAGAGCTTCACCTCTAGTAAGGTGTATCAGCTGGAGATGGGGCTGACCAGGCACCCAGAGGAGAAGCCTGTGCGGAAGGACCGCAGGGATGAGCTGGTGGAGGTCATTGAGGCAGCCCTGGACGTCATAAACAACCCAGACGAGGAGGATGGCCAGGAGGATGATGTGCCCATGCAGAGGCAGACCTACACCGAGAGCCACTTTACTGAGG GGCTGTACAGAACAGAACGGGACAAGGGCACACTCTACGAGCTCTTCTTTGCAAAAGAGGACTCTGACAACTTCCGCCATGTCACTCTTTTCCGTCCTTTTGGTCCTTTAATGAAAGTCAGAAGCACGTCCGTAGAAACAACTGGAATCATCATCAATATCATTGTGCCGTTGGCAGGCAGAACAGAGGCATTCTCACATTTCCTACACAACTTCAG ggaAGTTTGCATAGAACACGATAGGCGAGTGCATCTTACGGTGGTCTACTTTGGACAAGAGGGCTTACAAGAGGTGAAGTCTTATTTGGAAAAAATGTCCAG GGAGGCAAGCTTTTCCAACTACACACTTATCCCAGTGGACGAGGAGTTTTCCAGAGGCAGGGGTCTGGACATCGGTGCCCATACCTGGAAGAAGGGTGACGTATTGATGTTCTTCTGTGATGTGGATATCTACTTCACACTGGACTATCTCAACACCTGCCGTCTTCACACCGCTCCAA ACAAGAGAGTCTTTTATCCGGTGGTTTTCAGTTTGTATAATCCTGCCATAGTCTATGGAAATCTGGAGCTGGCTCCCCCCATTGAAAGTCAACTT ATTCACAAGAAAGATGCTGGATTCTGGAGAGATTTTGGCTTTGGAATGACATGTCAGTACCGCTCGGACTTCCTCAATATAG GAGGTTTTGACCTGGAAGTGAAAGGTTGGGGTGTGGAAGATGTCCACTTGTACAGGAAGTACCTGCGGAGCGACCTGATTGTGATGCGTACGCCGGTATCCGGCCTCTTCCACCTGTGGCACGAGAAGCAGTGTGCAGACGAGCTGACCCCAGAACAGTATCGCATGTGCATCCAGTCCAAAGCCATGAACGAGGCGTCCCATTCCCACCTGGGCATGCTGGTGTTCCGCGAGGAGATTGAGAATCACCTCCGCAAGCAGGCCTACAAGACCCAGAGCAATACTGAAAACTGA
- the LOC120046457 gene encoding SEC23-interacting protein-like isoform X1, which yields MADRKTNNVPKSSANLLFSAAPEFNFNLPVIPVSQASGPAVLSGDDTADVGEEDSFLGQASGNAPAPSTFSYFSSPVNSGDPFASIGHQPACPPPASLSVSLATSGPTSVPGVASMAPTPPVPLINSNPAVPQPFGTGVHLKPMGSYTPPPSTVTPPPPQAPDQSYNPYRHTPLSSRTKPYMPAPEVQSLFHPPPQQNPYTVGSPAPTFQSAPSTFTKPSPTQIQGPPPMAQHSATAGALVPANQMMQYNVYEAVQPHWFFCKQVESKSAWLPFSILDSIQLEEIYNSVQPDPENVIVCTDGGRYDVQLYDRIRTAIFWEEEPTEVRRCTWFYKGDSDSRFIPYSEEFSEKLEGEYKKAVSTNQWHRRLEFPSGETIVMHNPKVIVQFQPSDMPDEWGTTQDGQTRPRVVKRGIDDDHDEVPDGELPQVDHLVFMVHGIGPVCDLRFRSMVECVDDFRSVSLKLLQSHFKKAQDEHVISRVEFLPVQWHTALHGDATGVDKRIKKITLPSTGRLRHFTNETLLDVLFYNSPTYCQTIMDTVALEINRIYALFLQRNPDFTGDISVSGHSLGSLILFDLLSNQKNGLPLQTMPTANGGHPADTKQQVASPAVATSHAAVEEEPKEEGEEFVDLSSALEHLGLSEYQSTLEQEKIDLESFLMCTVEDLKEMSIPLGPRKKIAKFVKERAIKQVAQEKKAAEVKVASQEVVPAQSSEPLPGPGTTKLPVGGTYSSVHVDYNYFDVGTGQVSVVYHTLDFEPVNFFALGSPIGMFLTVRGLKKIEENYQLPTCKGFFNIYHPLDPVAYRIEPMILPDLDLKPVLIPHHKGRKRLHLELKESLSRMGSDLKHGFISSVRSAWQTLNDFARAHTSNAQLAAELAMVANQIKEEEEKHAHSDVAEHRIVESPELLREEEAQMKIGMLNGGNRIDYVLQEKPIESFNEYLFALQSHLCYWESEDTALLLLKEIYMTMGIYPEQILH from the exons ATGGCTGATAGGAAAACCAATAATGTGCCGAAATCCAGCGCAAATTTACTGTTTTCTGCGGCACCGGAGTTCAACTTCAATTTACCTGTCATACCTGTCAGTCAGGCCAGTGGTCCAGCGGTGTTATCAGGAG ATGATACTGCAGATGTCGGAGAAGAAGACAGCTTTCTTGGCCAGGCCTCTGGAAATGCCCCAGCACCATCCACGTTTAGCTACTTCTCCAGTCCCGTGAACAGTGGTGACCCATTTGCCTCCATCGGTCATCAGCCGGCATGTCCACCACCAGCGTCACTCTCAGTATCCCTCGCGACATCGGGACCAACTTCTGTTCCCGGTGTTGCTAGCATGGCCCCAACACCCCCTGTCCCACTAATCAACTCCAACCCTGCTGTGCCACAGCCATTTGGCACTGGTGTTCATCTGAAACCCATGGGAAGCTACACTCCTCCCCCTAGCACAGTGACCCCACCCCCTCCACAAGCCCCCGATCAGAGTTATAATCCGTACCGTCACACACCCCTCAGCAGCAGAACCAAACCCTATATGCCAGCTCCAGAGGTCCAGTCGCTATTCCATCCACCGCCACAGCAAAATCCGTACACTGTGGGCTCTCCAGCTCCAACATTCCAATCGGCACCCTCCACATTCACAAAG CCCTCCCCCACACAGATTCAGGGGCCTCCCCCTATGGCCCAACACTCCGCCACGGCTGGAGCACTGGTCCCAGCCAATCAAATGATGCAATACAACGTGTACGAGGCTGTTCAGCCTCACTGGTTCTTCTGCAAACAAGTGGAGTCCAAGAGCGCCTGGCTTCCCTTCAGTATCCTGGACTCCATTCAGCTGGAGGAGATCTATAATTCAG TGCAACCGGACCCTGAGAACGTGATTGTGTGCACAGACGGAGGGCGCTACGATGTGCAGCTCTATGACCGCATACGAACAGCTATATTCTGGGAGGAGGAACCTACAGAGGTGCGGCGCTGCACCTGGTTCTACAAGGGAGACTCAGACAGCCGCTTCATCCCCTACTCAGAGGAGTTCAGCGAGAAGCTAGAG GGAGAATATAAGAAAGCTGTGTCAACCAATCAATGGCACCGTCGGCTGGAGTTCCCATCAGGGGAAACCATTGTCATGCACAATCCAAAG GTGATAGTACAATTCCAGCCCTCCGACATGCCAGATGAGTGGGGTACGACCCAGGATGGACAGACCAGACCCAGGGTGGTCAAGAGGGGCATCGATGATGACCATGACGAAGTTCCCGATGGGGAGCTCCCTCAGGTGGATCACTTGGTGTTCATGGTGCATGGCATCGGTCCAGTCTGTGACCTGAGGTTCAGGAGCATGGTGGAGTGTG TGGATGACTTCCGGAGTGTATCGCTGAAGCTGCTGCAGAGTCACTTTAAGAAGGCGCAGGACGAGCATGTCATCAGCCGAGTGGAGTTCCTTCCTGTTCAGTGGCACACGGCCCTGCATGGGGATGCCACAGGGGTGGACAA GAGGATAAAGAAGATCACCCTGCCCAGCACAGGTCGTCTGCGTCACTTCACTAACGAGACCCTCCTAGATGTGCTGTTCTACAACAGCCCCACCTACTGCCAGACCATCATGGACACAGTCGCCCTGGAGATTAACAGGATCTATGCCCTGTTCTTGCAGCGGAACCCAGACTTCACAGGAGACATTTCAGTATCCGGACATAGTTTAG GTTCTCTCATACTTTTCGACTTGCTGTCAAACCAGAAGAATGGCTTACCTTTGCAAACCATGCCAACTGCTAATGGGGGCCACCCTGCAGACACCAAACAG CAGGTGGCTTCCCCTGCTGTTGCTACTTCACATGCTGCTGTGGAGGAGGAGCCtaaagaggaaggggaggagtttGTCGATCTTTCTTCTGCTTTGGAACATCTGGGCCTGTCTGAGTACCAGAGCACTTTAGAACAGGAGAAGATTGACCTTGAATCTTTT CTTATGTGCACAGTTGAGGACCTGAAAGAGATGAGCATTCCATTGGGGCCAAGGAAGAAAATAGCCAAGTTTGTCAAAGAAAGAGCAATTAAGCAG GTAGCACAAGAGAAGAAGGCAGCAGAAGTTAAAGTGGCCAGTCAAGAGGTTGTCCCTGCCCAATCAAGCGAGCCCCTCCCAGGGCCAGGCACCACGAAGCTTCCTGTTGGCGGGACTTACTCCTCTGTCCATGTCGATTACAACTACTTTGATGTTGGCACTGGACAG GTGTCTGTTGTGTACCACACTCTGGACTTTGAACCGGTGAATTTCTTTGCCCTGGGATCTCCCATAGGGATGTTCCTCACAGTGCGAGGGCTGAAGAAGATCGAGGAAAACTACCAGCTACCCACCTGCAAGGGATTCTTCAACATTTACCATCCG CTGGACCCAGTTGCTTACAGGATTGAGCCCATGATCTTGCCAGACTTGGACTTGAAACCTGTTCTGATTCCACATCACAAAGGGAGGAAGAGGCTGCATCTTG AGCTGAAGGAGAGTCTGTCCCGCATGGGTTCGGACCTCAAGCACGGCTTCATCAGCTCCGTGAGGAGTGCCTGGCAGACCCTCAACGACTTTGCCCGCGCTCACACCTCCAACGCCCAGCTGGCGGCCGAGCTCGCCATGGTGGCCAATCAGatcaaggaggaggaggagaagcatGCACACAGCGATG TTGCAGAACACAGGATAGTGGAGAGTCCTGAGCtgctgagagaagaggaggcCCAGATGAAAATAGGAATGCTGAACGGGGGGAACCGCATCGACTATGTCCTACAGGAGAAGCCCATCGAGAGCTTCAACGAATACCTTTTCGCCCTGCAGAGTCACCTGTGCTACTG GGAGTCTGAAGACACAGCCCTACTACTCCTAAAAGAGATTTACATGACCATGGGGATATACCCAGAACAGATTCTACACTGA
- the LOC120046459 gene encoding chondroitin sulfate N-acetylgalactosaminyltransferase 2-like isoform X1 — MSLPIKQDTRDFPDVEGECRLVAHRPHASVMPRRSLPLQGRMRWMLLGLFLLLVLLLFAYLLECTPPADVSLVLPGLGGESHGKEYYQALLQEQEERHVSRAASLKRQIAQLKQELQEMSEKLKVLQDRKEGPGVQGLVETKDQEPGDLLEFLHSQIDKAEVNTGARLPSEYALVPFESFTSSKVYQLEMGLTRHPEEKPVRKDRRDELVEVIEAALDVINNPDEEDGQEDDVPMQRQTYTESHFTEGLYRTERDKGTLYELFFAKEDSDNFRHVTLFRPFGPLMKVRSTSVETTGIIINIIVPLAGRTEAFSHFLHNFREVCIEHDRRVHLTVVYFGQEGLQEVKSYLEKMSREASFSNYTLIPVDEEFSRGRGLDIGAHTWKKGDVLMFFCDVDIYFTLDYLNTCRLHTAPNKRVFYPVVFSLYNPAIVYGNLELAPPIESQLIHKKDAGFWRDFGFGMTCQYRSDFLNIGGFDLEVKGWGVEDVHLYRKYLRSDLIVMRTPVSGLFHLWHEKQCADELTPEQYRMCIQSKAMNEASHSHLGMLVFREEIENHLRKQAYKTQSNTEN, encoded by the exons ATGTCACTCCCCATCAAACAAGACACACGAG ATTTCCCTGACGTTGAAGGGGAATGCAGACTTGTCGCCCATAGACCGCATGCGAGTGTGATGCCCAGGCGAAGCTTGCCGCTGCAGGGCCGGATGCGCTGGATGCTCCTGGGGCTCTTCCTGTTGctggtcctcctcctctttgctTACCTGCTGGAGTGCACTCCCCCAGCTGATGTTAGCCTGGTCCTGCCTGGCCTGGGAGGGGAGTCCCATGGAAAGGAGTACTACCAGGCACTGCTGCAAGAGCAGGAGGAGCGGCACGTAAGCCGCGCCGCCAGCCTCAAGCGGCAGATCGCCCAACTCAAGCAAGAGCTCCAGGAGATGAGTGAGAAACTCAAGGTCCTGCAGGACAGAAAGGAAGGTCCTGGGGTCCAGGGGCTGGTTGAAACCAAGGACCAGGAGCCTGGGGATCTTCTCGAATTCCTCCACTCCCAGATCGACAAAGCCGAGGTGAACACGGGAGCACGGCTGCCCAGCGAGTACGCCCTGGTCCCCTTCGAGAGCTTCACCTCTAGTAAGGTGTATCAGCTGGAGATGGGGCTGACCAGGCACCCAGAGGAGAAGCCTGTGCGGAAGGACCGCAGGGATGAGCTGGTGGAGGTCATTGAGGCAGCCCTGGACGTCATAAACAACCCAGACGAGGAGGATGGCCAGGAGGATGATGTGCCCATGCAGAGGCAGACCTACACCGAGAGCCACTTTACTGAGG GGCTGTACAGAACAGAACGGGACAAGGGCACACTCTACGAGCTCTTCTTTGCAAAAGAGGACTCTGACAACTTCCGCCATGTCACTCTTTTCCGTCCTTTTGGTCCTTTAATGAAAGTCAGAAGCACGTCCGTAGAAACAACTGGAATCATCATCAATATCATTGTGCCGTTGGCAGGCAGAACAGAGGCATTCTCACATTTCCTACACAACTTCAG ggaAGTTTGCATAGAACACGATAGGCGAGTGCATCTTACGGTGGTCTACTTTGGACAAGAGGGCTTACAAGAGGTGAAGTCTTATTTGGAAAAAATGTCCAG GGAGGCAAGCTTTTCCAACTACACACTTATCCCAGTGGACGAGGAGTTTTCCAGAGGCAGGGGTCTGGACATCGGTGCCCATACCTGGAAGAAGGGTGACGTATTGATGTTCTTCTGTGATGTGGATATCTACTTCACACTGGACTATCTCAACACCTGCCGTCTTCACACCGCTCCAA ACAAGAGAGTCTTTTATCCGGTGGTTTTCAGTTTGTATAATCCTGCCATAGTCTATGGAAATCTGGAGCTGGCTCCCCCCATTGAAAGTCAACTT ATTCACAAGAAAGATGCTGGATTCTGGAGAGATTTTGGCTTTGGAATGACATGTCAGTACCGCTCGGACTTCCTCAATATAG GAGGTTTTGACCTGGAAGTGAAAGGTTGGGGTGTGGAAGATGTCCACTTGTACAGGAAGTACCTGCGGAGCGACCTGATTGTGATGCGTACGCCGGTATCCGGCCTCTTCCACCTGTGGCACGAGAAGCAGTGTGCAGACGAGCTGACCCCAGAACAGTATCGCATGTGCATCCAGTCCAAAGCCATGAACGAGGCGTCCCATTCCCACCTGGGCATGCTGGTGTTCCGCGAGGAGATTGAGAATCACCTCCGCAAGCAGGCCTACAAGACCCAGAGCAATACTGAAAACTGA
- the LOC120046459 gene encoding chondroitin sulfate N-acetylgalactosaminyltransferase 2-like isoform X2, with the protein MDFPDVEGECRLVAHRPHASVMPRRSLPLQGRMRWMLLGLFLLLVLLLFAYLLECTPPADVSLVLPGLGGESHGKEYYQALLQEQEERHVSRAASLKRQIAQLKQELQEMSEKLKVLQDRKEGPGVQGLVETKDQEPGDLLEFLHSQIDKAEVNTGARLPSEYALVPFESFTSSKVYQLEMGLTRHPEEKPVRKDRRDELVEVIEAALDVINNPDEEDGQEDDVPMQRQTYTESHFTEGLYRTERDKGTLYELFFAKEDSDNFRHVTLFRPFGPLMKVRSTSVETTGIIINIIVPLAGRTEAFSHFLHNFREVCIEHDRRVHLTVVYFGQEGLQEVKSYLEKMSREASFSNYTLIPVDEEFSRGRGLDIGAHTWKKGDVLMFFCDVDIYFTLDYLNTCRLHTAPNKRVFYPVVFSLYNPAIVYGNLELAPPIESQLIHKKDAGFWRDFGFGMTCQYRSDFLNIGGFDLEVKGWGVEDVHLYRKYLRSDLIVMRTPVSGLFHLWHEKQCADELTPEQYRMCIQSKAMNEASHSHLGMLVFREEIENHLRKQAYKTQSNTEN; encoded by the exons ATTTCCCTGACGTTGAAGGGGAATGCAGACTTGTCGCCCATAGACCGCATGCGAGTGTGATGCCCAGGCGAAGCTTGCCGCTGCAGGGCCGGATGCGCTGGATGCTCCTGGGGCTCTTCCTGTTGctggtcctcctcctctttgctTACCTGCTGGAGTGCACTCCCCCAGCTGATGTTAGCCTGGTCCTGCCTGGCCTGGGAGGGGAGTCCCATGGAAAGGAGTACTACCAGGCACTGCTGCAAGAGCAGGAGGAGCGGCACGTAAGCCGCGCCGCCAGCCTCAAGCGGCAGATCGCCCAACTCAAGCAAGAGCTCCAGGAGATGAGTGAGAAACTCAAGGTCCTGCAGGACAGAAAGGAAGGTCCTGGGGTCCAGGGGCTGGTTGAAACCAAGGACCAGGAGCCTGGGGATCTTCTCGAATTCCTCCACTCCCAGATCGACAAAGCCGAGGTGAACACGGGAGCACGGCTGCCCAGCGAGTACGCCCTGGTCCCCTTCGAGAGCTTCACCTCTAGTAAGGTGTATCAGCTGGAGATGGGGCTGACCAGGCACCCAGAGGAGAAGCCTGTGCGGAAGGACCGCAGGGATGAGCTGGTGGAGGTCATTGAGGCAGCCCTGGACGTCATAAACAACCCAGACGAGGAGGATGGCCAGGAGGATGATGTGCCCATGCAGAGGCAGACCTACACCGAGAGCCACTTTACTGAGG GGCTGTACAGAACAGAACGGGACAAGGGCACACTCTACGAGCTCTTCTTTGCAAAAGAGGACTCTGACAACTTCCGCCATGTCACTCTTTTCCGTCCTTTTGGTCCTTTAATGAAAGTCAGAAGCACGTCCGTAGAAACAACTGGAATCATCATCAATATCATTGTGCCGTTGGCAGGCAGAACAGAGGCATTCTCACATTTCCTACACAACTTCAG ggaAGTTTGCATAGAACACGATAGGCGAGTGCATCTTACGGTGGTCTACTTTGGACAAGAGGGCTTACAAGAGGTGAAGTCTTATTTGGAAAAAATGTCCAG GGAGGCAAGCTTTTCCAACTACACACTTATCCCAGTGGACGAGGAGTTTTCCAGAGGCAGGGGTCTGGACATCGGTGCCCATACCTGGAAGAAGGGTGACGTATTGATGTTCTTCTGTGATGTGGATATCTACTTCACACTGGACTATCTCAACACCTGCCGTCTTCACACCGCTCCAA ACAAGAGAGTCTTTTATCCGGTGGTTTTCAGTTTGTATAATCCTGCCATAGTCTATGGAAATCTGGAGCTGGCTCCCCCCATTGAAAGTCAACTT ATTCACAAGAAAGATGCTGGATTCTGGAGAGATTTTGGCTTTGGAATGACATGTCAGTACCGCTCGGACTTCCTCAATATAG GAGGTTTTGACCTGGAAGTGAAAGGTTGGGGTGTGGAAGATGTCCACTTGTACAGGAAGTACCTGCGGAGCGACCTGATTGTGATGCGTACGCCGGTATCCGGCCTCTTCCACCTGTGGCACGAGAAGCAGTGTGCAGACGAGCTGACCCCAGAACAGTATCGCATGTGCATCCAGTCCAAAGCCATGAACGAGGCGTCCCATTCCCACCTGGGCATGCTGGTGTTCCGCGAGGAGATTGAGAATCACCTCCGCAAGCAGGCCTACAAGACCCAGAGCAATACTGAAAACTGA